GGGCCACATCCTCTCGGTGAAATGCAGCTCGGCATAGGCACCTTCCCAGAGCAGGAAATCCGACAGCCGCTTCTCTCCCGAGGTACGGATGATGAGATCGACGTCGCGGAGGCCAGCTTCGCCAGTGACGAGCTGCGAGAAGGCCTCGCGGGTCAGGCTGGTCAGCGCAGCCGCCTTCGCCGCGGCGTTCAGGATGGCCTCACGCGCGGAATAGTCGACGGCGATCCGCAGATGCAGCGTCGTGCCGCGCGCGGTCGCGTCTTCTGCACGCGCAATTGCGGTGGCGATGCCGTCAGGCAGGCGATCGCGACGGCCGATCACGTTGAGGCGCACGCCGTTCTTCACCAGGCTCTGCACTTCATTGGCGAGATAGAAGCGCAGCAGCGTCATCAGGGCTGCAACCTCGGCCTTGGGCCTGCGCCAATTGTCGGTCGAGAAGGCATAAAGCGTCAGCGTGCCGATGCCCTGCCTGGGTGCGGCCTCGACGATGCGGCGGATGGTCTCGACGCCGGCCTCGTGGCCGCGCACGCGCGACAGCCCGCGCCGCGTCGCCCATCGTCCGTTGCCGTCCATGATGATGCCGACGTGAAGCTTCTCGTTGTGGGACGTGACGTCACTTTGCATCGCAAAGTCTCCGGTCAAAAAAGGGGACGATCAGGTCGAAAGAAAGCCGAGGCGGCCGAGCGGCGACGCCTCGCGGCCGGCGGCCTTGGCGGCGTCGCGCACCAGCCGCTCGAGCACGGCGAGATAGTCGAGGAAGCGGCGACGGCCGGCCTTGGTGAGGCGGCAGGTGGTGTGCGGGCGATTGCCCTCATAGCCCTTGGTGACCTCAACGAGGCCGGCCTCCTGGAGCACCGCGAGGTGCCGGCTGAGATTGCCGTCGGTGAGGCCGCAGAGCTGCTTCAGATCGGCGAACGCAAGCCCTTTCGGGTGCGCCATCAGCGAGGTCAGAAGCCCGAGCCTCGCCTTCTCGTG
The genomic region above belongs to Bradyrhizobium sp. CCBAU 53338 and contains:
- a CDS encoding di-trans,poly-cis-decaprenylcistransferase; the protein is MQSDVTSHNEKLHVGIIMDGNGRWATRRGLSRVRGHEAGVETIRRIVEAAPRQGIGTLTLYAFSTDNWRRPKAEVAALMTLLRFYLANEVQSLVKNGVRLNVIGRRDRLPDGIATAIARAEDATARGTTLHLRIAVDYSAREAILNAAAKAAALTSLTREAFSQLVTGEAGLRDVDLIIRTSGEKRLSDFLLWEGAYAELHFTERMWPEFDAGDLAAALASFHGRERRFGGLQAIMPEEVPALSRA
- a CDS encoding transcriptional regulator; amino-acid sequence: MSKTDSAPFSYEGLDRVIHEKARLGLLTSLMAHPKGLAFADLKQLCGLTDGNLSRHLAVLQEAGLVEVTKGYEGNRPHTTCRLTKAGRRRFLDYLAVLERLVRDAAKAAGREASPLGRLGFLST